The following are encoded in a window of Arthrobacter antioxidans genomic DNA:
- the infB gene encoding translation initiation factor IF-2, whose protein sequence is MAKVRVHELAKELGITSKDAVAKLQELGEFVRSASSTIEAPVVKKLRGAFPNAVAPKAEAAPAPSRPSAPSPGPKPGAAQAAPEAPAPAEPAAPAAPAPTAPAAPAAPQASPFSNGSVPAAQDAPAAQDAPAAPSTPAPAVPDAPAPAQQDTQAEGTSEGSRPAPRPATPPAAPSAGTTRPSGARPGGAPRPGNNPFAPSQGMGSRRGDTDRGAERGADRPPRPGNNPFAPSQGMPRPGRRDDAQQRPAAGAGGPRPAAGAGGPRPAAGAGGPRPGAPRPGAPRPAGAPGSRPTPGMMPNRTERPAAPGRGAPGAGAGPRRGPGGAPNSPSGAPAGGGFGKGGRGRGGTAGAFGKGGAGRGKQRKSKRAKRQELEQMSAPSLGGVSVPRGDGNTVVRLRRGSSITDFADKIEANPAALVTVLFHLGEMATATQSLDEDTFQVLGTELGYLIQVVSPEDEERELLSSFDIDFDAELEAEGDEQLEARPPVVTVMGHVDHGKTRLLDAVRNTKVVEGEHGGITQHIGAYQIQHVHEETTRAITFIDTPGHEAFTAMRARGAKVTDIAVLVVAADDGVMPQTVEALNHAQAANVPIVVAVNKMDKEGANPDKVKGQLTEYGLVPEEYGGDTMFVHVSALQGMGIDELLEAVLLTADAALDMRANPNKDARGIAIEANLDKGRGAVATVLVQSGTLHVGDTIVAGTAHGRVRAMFDENGDVVTTAGPSRPVQVLGLSNVPRAGDTFFVTDDERTGRQIAEKREAADRNAALAKRRKRISLEDFDQAVAEGKVDTLNLILKGDVSGAVEALEDSLLKIDVGEGVQLRVIHRGVGAITQNDVNLATVDNAIIIGFNVKPAERVADLAEREGVDMRFYSVIYAAIDDIELALKGMLKPEYEEVQLGTAEVREVFRSSKFGNIAGSIVRSGIIRRNTRARVLRDGKVIGDNLSVDSLKRFKDDATEVRTDFECGIGLGSFNDVKEGDTIETFEMREKPRA, encoded by the coding sequence GTGGCCAAGGTCCGCGTACACGAGCTCGCGAAAGAGCTCGGTATAACCTCGAAGGACGCAGTTGCGAAACTGCAGGAACTGGGCGAATTCGTCCGTTCAGCGTCATCCACCATTGAAGCCCCCGTCGTGAAGAAGCTTCGCGGCGCCTTCCCGAATGCCGTCGCCCCCAAGGCCGAGGCAGCCCCCGCCCCCTCGCGCCCCTCGGCGCCCTCGCCGGGCCCGAAGCCGGGTGCCGCCCAGGCGGCTCCCGAGGCGCCCGCCCCGGCGGAGCCCGCAGCACCTGCTGCCCCGGCCCCGACCGCGCCGGCTGCACCGGCTGCACCCCAGGCGTCGCCGTTCTCCAACGGCTCCGTCCCCGCAGCCCAGGACGCTCCGGCAGCCCAGGACGCGCCGGCGGCACCGAGCACCCCTGCACCGGCAGTCCCGGACGCGCCCGCCCCGGCGCAGCAGGACACCCAGGCCGAGGGAACGAGCGAGGGTAGCCGTCCGGCGCCCCGCCCGGCCACCCCTCCGGCCGCACCGTCGGCAGGGACGACGCGCCCCTCGGGTGCCCGTCCCGGTGGCGCACCCCGCCCCGGCAACAACCCGTTCGCGCCCTCCCAGGGCATGGGCTCACGCCGCGGTGACACCGATCGTGGTGCCGAGCGCGGTGCGGATCGTCCCCCGCGTCCGGGCAACAACCCGTTCGCCCCGTCGCAGGGCATGCCTCGGCCCGGTCGTCGTGACGATGCCCAGCAGCGTCCCGCAGCCGGCGCGGGCGGACCCCGCCCCGCAGCCGGTGCCGGTGGACCCCGCCCCGCAGCCGGTGCCGGTGGACCGCGTCCCGGCGCACCGCGTCCGGGTGCACCCCGCCCCGCCGGAGCCCCGGGCTCGCGTCCCACTCCCGGCATGATGCCGAACCGCACCGAACGTCCCGCCGCCCCAGGCCGCGGAGCACCCGGTGCCGGTGCCGGTCCGCGCCGCGGACCCGGTGGAGCCCCGAACAGCCCCAGTGGGGCCCCCGCCGGCGGCGGTTTCGGCAAGGGCGGCCGCGGACGCGGCGGCACCGCCGGTGCCTTCGGCAAGGGTGGAGCCGGCCGCGGCAAGCAGCGCAAGTCGAAGCGTGCGAAGCGGCAGGAACTGGAGCAGATGTCGGCTCCTTCGCTGGGCGGCGTGAGCGTACCCCGCGGAGACGGCAACACCGTCGTCCGCCTGCGCCGCGGCTCGTCCATCACGGACTTCGCCGACAAGATCGAGGCGAACCCCGCAGCACTGGTCACCGTGCTGTTCCACCTCGGCGAGATGGCGACGGCGACGCAGTCCCTCGACGAGGACACCTTCCAGGTGCTCGGCACCGAGCTGGGCTACCTGATCCAGGTCGTCTCGCCGGAGGACGAGGAGCGCGAGCTCCTCAGCAGCTTCGACATCGACTTCGATGCCGAGCTGGAAGCCGAGGGCGACGAGCAGCTCGAGGCACGTCCGCCGGTCGTCACGGTCATGGGCCACGTCGACCACGGTAAGACGCGACTGCTCGACGCCGTCCGCAACACCAAGGTCGTCGAGGGCGAGCACGGTGGCATCACCCAGCACATCGGTGCCTACCAGATCCAGCACGTCCACGAAGAGACCACCCGCGCCATCACCTTCATCGACACCCCGGGCCACGAGGCGTTCACCGCCATGCGTGCCCGTGGCGCGAAGGTCACGGACATCGCGGTGCTCGTCGTCGCGGCGGATGACGGCGTGATGCCGCAGACCGTCGAGGCGCTGAACCACGCCCAGGCGGCCAACGTGCCGATCGTCGTGGCCGTCAACAAGATGGACAAGGAAGGCGCGAACCCGGACAAGGTCAAGGGCCAGCTCACCGAGTACGGCCTCGTCCCCGAGGAGTACGGCGGCGACACCATGTTCGTGCACGTCTCGGCGCTGCAGGGCATGGGTATCGACGAACTCCTCGAGGCCGTCCTGCTCACCGCCGACGCCGCGCTGGACATGCGGGCCAACCCCAACAAGGACGCCCGCGGTATCGCGATCGAGGCGAACCTGGACAAGGGCCGCGGTGCGGTTGCGACCGTCCTGGTCCAGTCCGGAACGCTGCACGTCGGTGACACCATCGTCGCCGGTACGGCCCACGGCCGTGTGCGAGCGATGTTCGACGAGAACGGCGACGTCGTCACGACGGCAGGACCCTCGCGTCCGGTCCAGGTCCTGGGCCTGTCCAACGTGCCCCGCGCCGGTGACACGTTCTTCGTCACCGACGACGAGCGCACCGGCCGCCAGATCGCCGAGAAGCGCGAAGCAGCGGACCGCAACGCGGCCCTCGCGAAGCGCCGCAAGCGCATCAGCCTCGAGGACTTCGACCAGGCCGTCGCCGAGGGCAAGGTCGACACCCTCAACCTCATCCTCAAGGGTGACGTGTCGGGTGCCGTCGAGGCCCTGGAGGACTCGCTGCTCAAGATCGACGTCGGAGAGGGCGTGCAGCTGCGCGTCATCCACCGTGGCGTCGGTGCCATCACGCAGAACGACGTCAACCTGGCCACGGTCGACAACGCGATCATCATCGGCTTCAACGTGAAGCCGGCGGAGCGCGTGGCGGACCTCGCCGAGCGTGAAGGCGTGGACATGCGCTTCTACTCGGTCATCTACGCTGCGATCGACGACATCGAGCTCGCCCTCAAGGGCATGCTCAAGCCGGAGTACGAGGAGGTGCAGCTCGGTACCGCAGAGGTCCGCGAGGTGTTCCGCTCCTCGAAGTTCGGCAACATCGCCGGTTCGATCGTCCGCTCGGGCATCATCCGACGCAACACCAGGGCCCGTGTCCTGCGCGACGGCAAGGTCATCGGGGACAACCTCTCCGTGGACTCGCTCAAGCGCTTCAAGGACGACGCCACCGAGGTCCGCACGGACTTCGAGTGCGGTATCGGCCTCGGCTCGTTCAACGATGTCAAGGAAGGCGACACCATCGAGACCTTCGAGATGCGGGAGAAGCCCCGCGCCTAG
- the rbfA gene encoding 30S ribosome-binding factor RbfA: protein MADPARAARLAQRIKVIVAEALRRRVKDPRLEAVTITDSRVTNDLQHATLYYTVLGDAEEQQATRMALESARGVLRSEVGKNITARLTPTLEFVPDEVPVNASHLEELLQKARERDAEVAAIAQGADFAGDADPYRTSEDDEAAR from the coding sequence ATGGCAGATCCGGCCCGCGCCGCGCGGCTCGCGCAGCGCATCAAAGTCATCGTCGCCGAGGCGCTGCGGCGACGCGTGAAGGACCCCCGGCTGGAAGCCGTGACCATCACGGACTCCCGCGTCACGAACGACCTCCAGCACGCGACCCTGTACTACACCGTGCTGGGCGACGCGGAGGAGCAGCAGGCCACGCGGATGGCGCTCGAGTCCGCCCGCGGCGTGCTGCGGTCCGAGGTCGGTAAGAACATCACGGCGCGCCTCACGCCCACCCTCGAGTTCGTCCCCGACGAGGTGCCGGTCAACGCCAGCCACCTCGAGGAGCTCCTGCAGAAGGCGCGCGAGCGCGACGCCGAAGTGGCTGCGATCGCGCAGGGTGCCGATTTCGCGGGTGACGCGGATCCGTACCGCACGTCGGAGGACGACGAGGCGGCACGCTAG
- a CDS encoding pyridoxal phosphate-dependent aminotransferase, with protein MPSAPAHVVNVPVNQIREITQAAWATPDAIVLSIGEPAFPVARHVLEAGMAALDRDDTNYTPNAGIAPARAAFAERFAQRSGVDDDPSRVFVVAGAQQGLHLALSTLIGAGDEVLLPDPGYPTFTMTVGLLGGVPVPYPLVPGHDFQPRIEDLRGLVTERTKVLLLNSPSNPLGSVFDHELTRELVRFAHEQDLWIVSDECYEAFTYDVPHVSPARFDAGGPEAVPEAHEPRVITSLTLSKTYGLTGLRIGALVTPPGMEPLLSNIMEATVSCVSAASQYAAVAALTGPQDYVSTALRHYRANRDAATAVLDGLGIGYLDARGAFYLWADLSHATGGDVRTWTRSFLADRGVAFAPGTAFGARGEGWVRIALCGRTEDLVEGLSRLPSLPRT; from the coding sequence ATGCCCTCCGCTCCAGCCCACGTGGTGAACGTCCCGGTCAACCAGATCCGCGAGATCACCCAGGCGGCCTGGGCCACACCCGACGCCATCGTGCTCAGCATCGGTGAGCCGGCCTTCCCGGTCGCACGGCACGTCCTCGAGGCGGGCATGGCCGCCCTGGACCGCGACGACACCAACTACACCCCCAATGCCGGGATCGCACCGGCCCGGGCCGCCTTCGCGGAACGGTTCGCGCAGCGGTCGGGGGTCGACGACGACCCGTCGCGCGTCTTCGTCGTCGCCGGCGCGCAGCAGGGCCTGCACCTGGCCCTCAGCACGCTGATCGGGGCGGGCGACGAGGTCCTCCTCCCGGATCCGGGGTACCCCACGTTCACCATGACCGTCGGCCTGCTCGGCGGCGTCCCGGTGCCCTACCCCCTGGTACCCGGGCACGATTTCCAGCCGCGGATCGAGGACCTGCGGGGACTCGTCACCGAGCGGACGAAGGTGCTCCTGCTGAACTCTCCGTCGAACCCCCTCGGCTCGGTGTTCGACCACGAGCTCACCCGCGAGCTCGTGCGGTTCGCGCACGAGCAGGATCTCTGGATCGTCTCCGATGAGTGCTACGAGGCCTTCACCTACGACGTCCCCCACGTCAGCCCGGCACGCTTCGACGCCGGCGGACCGGAAGCAGTACCGGAGGCCCACGAGCCGCGCGTGATCACGTCGCTGACGCTGTCCAAGACCTACGGCCTGACGGGCCTGCGGATCGGGGCGCTCGTCACGCCGCCGGGCATGGAGCCGCTGCTCAGCAACATCATGGAGGCCACCGTGTCCTGCGTCTCCGCGGCGTCGCAGTACGCCGCCGTCGCCGCCCTCACCGGCCCCCAGGACTACGTGTCCACGGCACTGCGGCACTACCGGGCCAACCGTGACGCGGCCACCGCCGTCCTCGACGGGCTGGGCATCGGCTATCTCGACGCCCGGGGCGCCTTCTACCTGTGGGCCGACCTCTCCCATGCGACCGGCGGCGACGTCCGCACCTGGACCCGCTCGTTCCTCGCGGACCGCGGCGTGGCATTCGCCCCCGGGACGGCCTTCGGCGCCCGCGGCGAGGGATGGGTCAGGATCGCCCTCTGCGGCCGGACGGAGGATCTCGTCGAGGGACTCTCCCGGCTCCCCTCCCTGCCGCGGACCTGA
- the truB gene encoding tRNA pseudouridine(55) synthase TruB: MNAGQVHSGLIIVDKPQGWTSHDVVGRLRRLAGTRKVGHAGTLDPMATGVLVVGINRATRLLTFIVGTTKTYTATIRLGQSTLTDDAEGEVTGGSIAAAVTEEEIRTAVAALTGGIQQVPSSVSAIKVKGERSYARVRSGEEVHLPARPVTIHRFDVHAIRRVSNGRLQDVDVTVECSSGTYIRALARDLGAALGVGGHLTALRRTQVGPYTIDQARTLEQLAEELEVLSLDDAGRALFPVRELSDTETADVSHGRKVAPNQDPDEPVAAFAPDGTLVALLENRGGAARTVLVFAPGGKE, encoded by the coding sequence GTGAATGCCGGGCAGGTCCACTCAGGGCTGATTATCGTGGACAAGCCGCAGGGCTGGACCAGTCATGACGTCGTCGGGCGCCTGCGCCGCCTCGCCGGGACCCGCAAGGTCGGCCACGCCGGCACCCTCGACCCGATGGCCACCGGGGTCCTCGTCGTCGGGATCAACCGTGCCACCCGGCTCCTGACCTTCATCGTGGGCACCACGAAGACGTACACCGCCACGATCCGGCTGGGCCAGTCCACCCTCACCGACGACGCCGAGGGCGAGGTCACCGGCGGGAGCATCGCCGCGGCGGTGACCGAGGAGGAGATCCGCACCGCCGTCGCCGCGCTGACGGGTGGGATCCAGCAGGTCCCGAGCAGCGTGAGCGCCATCAAGGTCAAGGGCGAACGCTCGTACGCGCGGGTCCGCTCCGGCGAGGAGGTCCACCTCCCCGCGCGACCCGTGACCATCCACCGCTTCGACGTCCACGCCATCCGGCGCGTGAGCAACGGCCGGCTGCAGGACGTCGACGTCACCGTCGAATGCAGCTCCGGGACCTACATCCGCGCCCTCGCACGTGACCTCGGCGCGGCCCTCGGTGTCGGCGGCCACCTCACGGCGCTGCGACGGACCCAGGTGGGCCCGTACACGATCGACCAGGCACGCACCCTGGAGCAGCTCGCCGAGGAGCTGGAGGTCCTCTCGCTCGACGACGCCGGACGCGCACTGTTCCCGGTCAGGGAACTCTCGGACACCGAGACCGCCGATGTCTCCCACGGCCGGAAGGTGGCCCCGAACCAGGACCCCGACGAGCCGGTCGCGGCGTTCGCGCCGGACGGCACGCTCGTGGCGCTGCTCGAGAACCGCGGGGGAGCGGCCCGGACCGTCCTGGTCTTCGCTCCGGGGGGCAAGGAGTAG
- a CDS encoding DUF4345 domain-containing protein produces MTSNSPEHDNSSASGGRPPGSDARGSGGAGPVPSSSRAATPAGTGAGTPGSAPGTSSSAPGTSGTRAGTPKAGTPANGKKAGKPASTGGDWNVFRTVVVLVGLALAAFGVYYLILGTAGLPDTEGTPVNPTLESQFRFYSAMMVGVGAAFITIAIKFQWANMLWLVCLMVFVGGIGRVLSWAFSGTPNYLLIILMVIELAFPAALLVWHKYIAKTTELRKEFAQRS; encoded by the coding sequence ATGACCAGCAACAGCCCCGAGCACGACAACTCCTCCGCGTCGGGCGGACGGCCCCCCGGGTCCGACGCCCGCGGGAGCGGCGGCGCCGGGCCGGTACCCTCCTCCTCGCGCGCCGCGACCCCCGCGGGCACCGGCGCCGGGACCCCGGGCTCCGCACCCGGGACCTCAAGCTCCGCGCCCGGGACCTCGGGCACGAGGGCCGGCACCCCCAAGGCCGGCACTCCGGCCAATGGGAAGAAGGCGGGCAAGCCCGCATCCACGGGCGGCGACTGGAACGTGTTCCGTACCGTCGTCGTCCTGGTGGGACTGGCCCTCGCCGCCTTCGGCGTCTACTACCTGATCCTCGGGACGGCGGGCCTGCCGGACACCGAGGGCACCCCGGTCAACCCCACCCTCGAGAGCCAGTTCCGGTTCTACTCGGCCATGATGGTGGGCGTCGGCGCGGCCTTCATCACCATCGCCATCAAGTTCCAGTGGGCCAACATGCTCTGGCTGGTGTGCCTCATGGTGTTCGTCGGCGGGATCGGGCGCGTCCTCTCGTGGGCGTTCTCCGGTACCCCCAACTACCTCCTGATCATCCTCATGGTCATCGAACTGGCGTTCCCGGCGGCCCTGCTCGTCTGGCACAAGTACATCGCGAAGACCACCGAACTCCGCAAGGAGTTCGCCCAGCGCAGCTAG
- a CDS encoding bifunctional riboflavin kinase/FAD synthetase produces the protein MYYWRDLDSVPEDFGPSVLTLGNFDGVHRGHQRVLQQVVEAARQRSAAAVVVSFDPHPAQVHRPDSAPELIMGLDDRVETLAETGIDALLMMHYTLDLASNSPEEFVERVFVRALKAKAVVIGHDVRFGRGNSGDLDTMRELGRTLGFEVITIDDFGASYPADATDDDGDRRCSSTWVREALEAGEVGTAARVLGRLHRMRGEVVHGAARGRELGYPTANLAPSAQGFIPADGIYAGWLIDQAGTRWPAAVSVGSNPTFDGVDRQVEAHVINRPPERVQDFDLYGQSVVVEFVERLRGQVTYTGPEALIEQMRLDVDRARGLLSTEHQPRR, from the coding sequence GTGTACTACTGGAGAGACCTGGACAGTGTGCCCGAGGATTTCGGGCCCTCCGTCCTGACGCTCGGCAACTTCGACGGCGTGCACCGGGGGCACCAGCGTGTCCTGCAGCAGGTCGTCGAGGCCGCGCGGCAGCGATCCGCTGCGGCCGTCGTCGTGTCCTTCGACCCGCACCCCGCACAGGTCCACCGGCCGGACTCCGCGCCCGAGCTCATCATGGGCCTCGACGACCGCGTGGAGACCCTCGCCGAGACCGGCATCGATGCCCTGCTGATGATGCACTACACGCTGGACCTCGCCTCCAATTCGCCGGAGGAATTCGTGGAGCGCGTGTTCGTGCGGGCGCTCAAGGCCAAGGCCGTGGTCATCGGTCACGACGTCCGGTTCGGCAGGGGCAACAGCGGCGACCTCGACACCATGCGGGAGCTCGGCCGCACCCTCGGCTTCGAGGTCATCACCATCGACGACTTCGGCGCCAGCTACCCGGCGGACGCCACGGACGACGACGGCGACCGGCGCTGCTCGTCGACCTGGGTCCGGGAGGCGCTGGAGGCCGGCGAGGTGGGGACCGCGGCCCGCGTGCTCGGCCGGCTCCACCGCATGCGCGGCGAAGTGGTGCACGGGGCGGCCCGCGGCAGGGAGCTCGGCTATCCGACGGCGAACCTCGCCCCGTCCGCGCAGGGGTTCATCCCCGCCGACGGCATCTACGCGGGCTGGCTCATCGACCAGGCCGGGACGCGTTGGCCCGCCGCCGTCTCCGTGGGATCCAACCCCACCTTCGACGGCGTGGACCGCCAGGTCGAGGCGCACGTCATCAACCGTCCGCCGGAGCGCGTGCAAGATTTCGACCTGTACGGGCAGTCGGTCGTCGTCGAATTCGTCGAGCGGCTGCGCGGGCAGGTCACCTACACGGGACCCGAGGCACTGATCGAACAGATGAGGCTCGACGTCGACCGCGCGCGCGGCCTGCTTTCGACAGAACATCAGCCCAGACGCTAG
- the rpsO gene encoding 30S ribosomal protein S15, whose translation MALDAAIKQEIIKAYALAEGDTGSPEVQIAMLSRRILDLTEHLKMHKHDHHTRRGLLLLVGRRRRLLDYLRDTDITRYRTLIERLGLRR comes from the coding sequence GTGGCCCTTGACGCCGCCATCAAGCAGGAAATCATCAAGGCTTACGCCCTCGCCGAAGGTGACACCGGTTCACCCGAGGTGCAGATCGCGATGCTTTCCCGTCGTATCCTCGACCTGACCGAGCACCTGAAGATGCACAAGCACGACCACCACACGCGTCGTGGCCTGCTTCTTCTCGTCGGTCGCCGTCGTCGCCTGCTGGACTACCTGCGGGACACCGACATCACGCGCTACAGGACGCTCATCGAGCGCCTGGGTCTGCGTCGATAA
- a CDS encoding polyribonucleotide nucleotidyltransferase has translation MEGPEIQFAEAVIDNGRFGTRTVRFETGRVAQQAAGSAMVYIDEDTALLSATTAGKHPREGFDFFPLTVDVEERMYAAGRIPGSFFRREGRPSTEAILACRLMDRPLRPAFVKGLRNEVQVVVTILAINPDVRYDVVAINAASMSTQLSGLPFSGPIGGVRVALVSDGSGQDQWIAFPKHSELENSVFDMVVAGRIAGDDVAIMMVEAEATDNSWTLIKENGATAPTEEIVADGLEAAKPFIRALCEAQADLASRAAKPTVEFPVFLDYQDDVYAAVESAGAEKLGQVFQIGDKQERESASDALKSELMDALGAQFEGREKELSAAFRSLTKAVVRQRILKDQVRIDGRGLSDIRKLTAEVEVLPRVHGSAIFERGETQILGVTTLNMLKMEQQIDSLSPVTRKRYMHNYNFPPYSTGETGRVGSPKRREIGHGALAERALVPVLPTREEFPYAIRQVSEALSSNGSTSMGSVCASTLSLLNAGVPLRAPVAGIAMGLVSDVVDGQTRYAALTDILGAEDAFGDMDFKVAGTSEFVTAIQLDTKLDGIPASVLAAALKQAREARLHILGVLQAAIDTPDELSEFAPRIISVKIPVDKIGEVIGPKGKMINQIQEDTGADISIEDDGTVLIGATNGESAEAARAAVNAIANPQVPEIGERYLGTVVKTTTFGAFVSLTPGKDGLLHISELRKLAGGKRVDNVDEVVSVGQKVQVEITKVDDRGKLSLSPVVAEDLSEEDAGIELPEATEGDD, from the coding sequence TTGGAGGGTCCCGAAATTCAGTTCGCCGAAGCAGTGATCGACAACGGTCGCTTCGGAACACGCACCGTCCGGTTCGAGACCGGGCGCGTCGCCCAGCAGGCCGCCGGCTCCGCCATGGTCTACATCGACGAGGACACCGCGCTGCTCTCGGCCACCACGGCCGGCAAGCACCCGCGCGAAGGCTTCGACTTCTTCCCGCTGACCGTCGACGTCGAAGAGCGCATGTACGCCGCGGGCCGCATCCCGGGCTCGTTCTTCCGCCGCGAAGGCCGCCCCTCGACGGAGGCCATCCTGGCCTGCCGCCTCATGGACCGCCCGCTGCGCCCCGCCTTCGTCAAGGGACTGCGCAACGAGGTCCAGGTCGTCGTGACCATCCTCGCGATCAACCCCGACGTCCGCTACGACGTCGTGGCCATCAACGCGGCGTCCATGTCCACGCAGCTCTCCGGCCTGCCCTTCTCGGGACCAATCGGTGGCGTCCGCGTCGCCCTCGTCTCCGACGGCAGCGGCCAGGACCAGTGGATCGCCTTCCCGAAGCACTCCGAGCTCGAGAACTCCGTCTTCGACATGGTGGTCGCCGGACGCATCGCCGGTGACGACGTCGCCATCATGATGGTCGAGGCCGAGGCCACCGACAACTCGTGGACCCTCATCAAGGAGAACGGCGCGACCGCTCCCACCGAGGAGATCGTCGCCGACGGCCTCGAAGCCGCCAAGCCGTTCATCCGCGCCCTGTGCGAGGCGCAGGCCGACCTCGCCTCCCGCGCCGCGAAGCCCACCGTCGAGTTCCCCGTGTTCCTCGACTACCAGGACGACGTCTACGCCGCCGTCGAGTCCGCCGGAGCCGAGAAGCTCGGGCAGGTCTTCCAGATCGGCGACAAGCAGGAGCGCGAGAGCGCGTCCGACGCCCTCAAGTCCGAACTCATGGACGCCCTCGGCGCCCAGTTCGAGGGACGCGAGAAGGAGCTCTCCGCAGCGTTCCGTTCGCTGACCAAGGCCGTCGTCCGCCAGCGCATCCTCAAGGACCAGGTCCGCATCGACGGCCGCGGGCTGAGCGACATCCGGAAGCTCACCGCCGAGGTCGAGGTCCTGCCGCGCGTGCACGGCTCCGCGATCTTCGAGCGCGGCGAGACCCAGATCCTGGGCGTCACCACGCTGAACATGCTCAAGATGGAGCAGCAGATCGACTCGCTGTCGCCCGTCACGCGCAAGCGCTACATGCACAACTACAACTTCCCGCCCTACTCCACCGGTGAGACCGGCCGCGTCGGTTCGCCGAAGCGCCGCGAGATCGGCCATGGAGCACTGGCAGAGCGCGCCCTCGTGCCCGTCCTGCCGACCCGCGAGGAGTTCCCGTACGCGATCCGCCAGGTCTCCGAGGCGCTGAGCTCCAACGGCTCGACGTCGATGGGCTCGGTCTGCGCCTCCACGCTGTCGCTGCTCAACGCCGGTGTTCCCCTCCGCGCGCCGGTTGCCGGCATCGCGATGGGCCTCGTGTCCGACGTCGTCGACGGCCAGACCCGCTACGCGGCACTGACGGACATCCTCGGCGCCGAGGACGCCTTCGGCGACATGGACTTCAAGGTCGCCGGAACGTCCGAGTTCGTCACGGCCATCCAGCTGGACACGAAGCTCGACGGCATCCCCGCCTCGGTGCTCGCCGCCGCCCTGAAGCAGGCCCGCGAAGCGCGCCTGCACATCCTGGGCGTGCTGCAGGCCGCGATCGACACCCCGGACGAGCTCTCCGAGTTCGCACCCCGGATCATCTCGGTGAAGATCCCCGTGGACAAGATCGGCGAGGTCATCGGCCCCAAGGGGAAGATGATCAACCAGATCCAGGAGGACACCGGAGCGGACATCTCGATCGAGGACGACGGCACCGTGCTGATCGGCGCGACGAACGGCGAGTCGGCGGAAGCCGCCCGCGCCGCCGTCAACGCCATCGCCAACCCGCAGGTCCCCGAGATCGGTGAGCGCTACCTGGGCACGGTCGTCAAGACCACGACCTTCGGCGCCTTCGTCTCGCTGACCCCCGGCAAGGACGGCCTGCTCCACATCTCCGAGCTGCGCAAGCTCGCCGGTGGGAAGCGCGTCGACAACGTCGACGAGGTCGTGTCCGTGGGCCAGAAGGTCCAGGTCGAGATCACCAAGGTCGACGACCGCGGAAAGCTCTCGCTCTCGCCCGTCGTCGCGGAGGACCTCTCCGAGGAGGACGCCGGCATCGAGCTGCCCGAGGCCACCGAGGGCGACGACTGA